One stretch of Harmonia axyridis chromosome 1, icHarAxyr1.1, whole genome shotgun sequence DNA includes these proteins:
- the LOC123670920 gene encoding KAT8 regulatory NSL complex subunit 3 isoform X4: MEDSYDKYVVKLEESNHASEDEKKTTVGTSETTEHGENFTIPKIDTNDENESNVYYGTDCIKEKSSISVDHCYARPWNWKAESSFLRPTKTLFIPKNPSKINFSGQIIHSQANEDLLDVETVDNQPTPIYDVNKAKSLMEECENHVKCFKNDEGNNHWEEAILNNFSNNWTPTQIRLFNGVISILNNHQLAKLASKGVDYEAICRRTAIDKSVQRLRRLMATVFWDQKLTQWLHQLLVDNLSTEYLGIYLDILQTLKGKLPSFVEKMINSQTAHKIGSISTENLLPILKRPWDPVISSLMQDKPKKLPGNPIIVVVPSSPVTSNRYMKWINLLSNLAMVVNVPFNMGTPGQRLTTMHAADQMFASIRGQVQEIKNDHPNKNIVLLGFNAGAAMALQVAQVEQVLGVICLGFSLLTAEGKRGELEDTLLELQTPVLFVIGQSSTTSSQEDMEDLRERMRVETGLVVVGSADNYLRISKKKKRNEGITQSVVDRCIVDEIGEFISGIILSPFPPQIRQSPAHVPAEVVSTKKSKTERRRYNSNASSLDSEDLMSPMPLRISRPVGRPPGSKSKSKLEVKWAAQVAQAKMQAYGMARHNIVSGSRLSTLLRGGIKTIPPTQPKTSSPSIKSPPNYSVLENVTFSAGSNKLISNTIGKTVTVLNSGSGMKSTGANVILMPDGKIKTITSGNIVKGTSYITSKKQLLGNKPPKPVKRFAPFKQSSSTASTNLAPPTNLTTQDIMDLPIIFADDNQVLDAPLQEISPPPLPPVQQTTPTIVPPKIITPGSKFVLVNKPVGGSQGNTHFVISQNSSKKPTNLFRQTPKYTKIILSKRAPTEELKSSNIITRIANLSPEISVKKVRSPLANTSSSITTIENIDLENELVATSIPKPIFVNDVKNISSVSHFVSKQGGSFIKTIENVKEGNNFKRTYPSITNYDDDDSDPDYIPPKMVKMN; the protein is encoded by the exons ATGGAGGATTCATATGACAAATATGTCGTTAAACTTGAGGAATCTAATCATGCCTCAGAAGAC gaaaagaaaACTACTGTGGGTACTTCAGAAACGACTGAACATGGTGAAAATTTTACTATCCCAAAAATAGATACTAATGACGAAAATGAATCAAATGTATATTATGGCACAGattgtatcaaagaaaaatcatcaatttcAGTAGATCATTGTTATGCTCGACCTTGGAACTGGAAAGCAGAATCCAGTTTTCTCAGGCCTACTAAAACTCTCTTCATACCAAAGAATCCttcgaaaattaatttttctggtCAGATAATACATTCTCAAGCTAATGAAGATTTACTTGATGTAGAAACCGTCGACAATCAACCAACACCTATATATGATGTAAATAAAGCCAAATCATTGATGGAAGAATGTGAAAATCATGTTAAATGTTTTAAAAATGATGAAGGAAACAATCATTGGGAAGAAGCTATACTGAA TAATTTCAGTAATAATTGGACACCCACGCAAATAAGACTTTTCAATGGAGTCATAAGTATTTTAAATAACCATCAATTAGCAAAGTTGGCTTCTAAAGGAGTGGATTATGAAGCTATTTGTAGGAGAACTGCAATCGATAAATCTGTTCAGAGGTTGAGACGACTGATGGCTACAGTATTCTGGGATCAAAAGTTGACACAATGGTTGCATCAGTTGTTAGTAGATAATCTAAGTACAGAGTATTTGGGTATATACTTGGATATCTTGCAA ACCTTGAAAGGTAAACTACCTTCATTCGTTGAGAAAATGATAAATAGCCAAACTGCACACAAAATAGGAAGTATCTCAACTGAAAACCTATTGCCAATTCTGAAAAGGCCATGGGATCCCGTTATATCCAGTTTAATGCAAGATAAACCGAAGAAATTACCTGGAAATCCTATTATTGTTGTTGTTCCTTCATCTCCAGTGACTTCTAACCGTTACATGAAATGGataaatttattatcaaatttaGCAATGGTTGTCAATGTTCCATTTAATATGG GAACTCCTGGGCAAAGACTCACAACAATGCATGCTGCAGATCAGATGTTTGCCTCCATCAGAGGGCAGGTTCAAGAAATAAAGAATGACCACCCTAACAAAAATATAGTCTTGCTTGGTTTTAATGCAGGTGCTGCTATGGCATTGCAAGTTGCGCAGGTTGAACAAGTGTTGGGCGTTATATGTTTAGGATTTTCTTTGTTAACAGCAGAAGGTAAGAGGGGCGAACTCGAAGATACTTTATTAGAACTGCAAACTCCTGTGTTGTTTGTTATTGGCCAGAGTTCAACTACTTCATC GCAGGAAGATATGGAGGATTTGAGAGAAAGAATGAGAGTTGAAACTGGTCTTGTAGTAGTGGGCTCTGCAGATAATTATTTGAGAATAAGtaaaaagaaaaagagaaaCGAAGGAATAACTCAAAGTGTTGTAGATAGATGTATTGTG GATGAAATTGGTGAGTTTATTAGTGGGATAATATTATCTCCTTTCCCTCCTCAAATAAGACAATCACCTGCTCATGTACCTGCGGAGGTagtttctacaaaaaaaagtaaaactGAAAGGAGAAGATATAACTCAAATGCAAGCTCCTTGGATAGTGAAGATCTCATGTCTCCTATGCCTCTCAGAATATCAAGGCCAG tTGGAAGACCACCTGGTTCGAAAAGCAAGTCGAAACTTGAAGTGAAGTGGGCGGCTCAGGTTGCTCAAG CTAAAATGCAGGCATATGGGATGGCGAGACATAACATTGTTTCTGGATCAAGATTATCTACTTTACTGAGGGGTGGTATTAAGACTATACCACCAACACAACCAAAGACATCGTCTCCTTCAATAAAAA GTCCCCCAAATTACTCAG TCCTAGAAAACGTGACTTTTTCAGCGGGGAGTAACAAATTGATATCTAACACAATAGGTAAAACAGTGACTGTATTAAATTCGGGTAGTGGCATGAAGTCAACAGGAGCAAATGTAATTTTGATGCCTGatggaaaaattaaaactatcACTTCAGGAAATATAGTGAAAG GTACTAGTTATATAACATCAAAGAAACAACTACTAGGAAACAAACCGCCAAAGCCAGTGAAGAGATTCGCGCCATTCAAGCAGTCTTCATCCACTGCATCTACTAATCTAGCTCCACCTACAAACTTAACTACTCAAGATATAATGGACCTACCTATAATATTTGCGGATGATAACCAAGTATTGGATGCACCTCTTCAGGAGATCTCTCCCCCACCACTTCCACCTGTACAACAAACCACTCCCACTATAGTTCCACCTAAGATAATAACTCCTGGTAGTAAATTTGTATTGGTCAATAAGCCAGTTGGCGGAAGCCAGGGTAATACGCATTTTGTGATATCTCAAAACTCTTCCAAGAAGCCTACCAATTTGTTTCGTCAAACaccaaaatatacaaagataATATTATCTAAGAGAGCACCTACTGAAGAGTTGAAGTCATCAAACATTATAACAAGGATTGCAAATTTATCTCCAGAAATATCGGTAAAGAAGGTTAGAAGTCCGTTGGCCAACACTTCAAGTTCAATAACCACTATTGAAAATATAGATCTTGAGAATGAGTTGGTAGCAACTTCCATTCCAAAACCTATATTTGTGAATGATGTCAAGAATATTTCGTCTGTATCTCATTTTGTAAGCAAGCAAGGTGGTAGCTTCATCAAAACTATAGAAAACGTTAAGGaaggtaataattttaaaagaaCTTACCCTTCCATTACTAACTATGATGATGACGATTCAGATCCTGATTATATTCCACCAAAGATGGTTAAAATGAACTGA
- the LOC123670920 gene encoding KAT8 regulatory NSL complex subunit 3 isoform X2 has protein sequence MEDSYDKYVVKLEESNHASEDEKKTTVGTSETTEHGENFTIPKIDTNDENESNVYYGTDCIKEKSSISVDHCYARPWNWKAESSFLRPTKTLFIPKNPSKINFSGQIIHSQANEDLLDVETVDNQPTPIYDVNKAKSLMEECENHVKCFKNDEGNNHWEEAILNNNWTPTQIRLFNGVISILNNHQLAKLASKGVDYEAICRRTAIDKSVQRLRRLMATVFWDQKLTQWLHQLLVDNLSTEYLGIYLDILQTLKGKLPSFVEKMINSQTAHKIGSISTENLLPILKRPWDPVISSLMQDKPKKLPGNPIIVVVPSSPVTSNRYMKWINLLSNLAMVVNVPFNMGTPGQRLTTMHAADQMFASIRGQVQEIKNDHPNKNIVLLGFNAGAAMALQVAQVEQVLGVICLGFSLLTAEGKRGELEDTLLELQTPVLFVIGQSSTTSSQEDMEDLRERMRVETGLVVVGSADNYLRISKKKKRNEGITQSVVDRCIVDEIGEFISGIILSPFPPQIRQSPAHVPAEVVSTKKSKTERRRYNSNASSLDSEDLMSPMPLRISRPVGRPPGSKSKSKLEVKWAAQVAQGTETTANTTTVNNPTSSSPSSTPPDTPLTLDSSSNDSFLEKQNTDKPISKFPTTKIKTIFPNTLDPQQFVRKVRTLKPVTAGSSSHNVIATTLNKGSPIKGLQTSTPAKMQAYGMARHNIVSGSRLSTLLRGGIKTIPPTQPKTSSPSIKSPPNYSVLENVTFSAGSNKLISNTIGKTVTVLNSGSGMKSTGANVILMPDGKIKTITSGNIVKGTSYITSKKQLLGNKPPKPVKRFAPFKQSSSTASTNLAPPTNLTTQDIMDLPIIFADDNQVLDAPLQEISPPPLPPVQQTTPTIVPPKIITPGSKFVLVNKPVGGSQGNTHFVISQNSSKKPTNLFRQTPKYTKIILSKRAPTEELKSSNIITRIANLSPEISVKKVRSPLANTSSSITTIENIDLENELVATSIPKPIFVNDVKNISSVSHFVSKQGGSFIKTIENVKEGNNFKRTYPSITNYDDDDSDPDYIPPKMVKMN, from the exons ATGGAGGATTCATATGACAAATATGTCGTTAAACTTGAGGAATCTAATCATGCCTCAGAAGAC gaaaagaaaACTACTGTGGGTACTTCAGAAACGACTGAACATGGTGAAAATTTTACTATCCCAAAAATAGATACTAATGACGAAAATGAATCAAATGTATATTATGGCACAGattgtatcaaagaaaaatcatcaatttcAGTAGATCATTGTTATGCTCGACCTTGGAACTGGAAAGCAGAATCCAGTTTTCTCAGGCCTACTAAAACTCTCTTCATACCAAAGAATCCttcgaaaattaatttttctggtCAGATAATACATTCTCAAGCTAATGAAGATTTACTTGATGTAGAAACCGTCGACAATCAACCAACACCTATATATGATGTAAATAAAGCCAAATCATTGATGGAAGAATGTGAAAATCATGTTAAATGTTTTAAAAATGATGAAGGAAACAATCATTGGGAAGAAGCTATACTGAA TAATAATTGGACACCCACGCAAATAAGACTTTTCAATGGAGTCATAAGTATTTTAAATAACCATCAATTAGCAAAGTTGGCTTCTAAAGGAGTGGATTATGAAGCTATTTGTAGGAGAACTGCAATCGATAAATCTGTTCAGAGGTTGAGACGACTGATGGCTACAGTATTCTGGGATCAAAAGTTGACACAATGGTTGCATCAGTTGTTAGTAGATAATCTAAGTACAGAGTATTTGGGTATATACTTGGATATCTTGCAA ACCTTGAAAGGTAAACTACCTTCATTCGTTGAGAAAATGATAAATAGCCAAACTGCACACAAAATAGGAAGTATCTCAACTGAAAACCTATTGCCAATTCTGAAAAGGCCATGGGATCCCGTTATATCCAGTTTAATGCAAGATAAACCGAAGAAATTACCTGGAAATCCTATTATTGTTGTTGTTCCTTCATCTCCAGTGACTTCTAACCGTTACATGAAATGGataaatttattatcaaatttaGCAATGGTTGTCAATGTTCCATTTAATATGG GAACTCCTGGGCAAAGACTCACAACAATGCATGCTGCAGATCAGATGTTTGCCTCCATCAGAGGGCAGGTTCAAGAAATAAAGAATGACCACCCTAACAAAAATATAGTCTTGCTTGGTTTTAATGCAGGTGCTGCTATGGCATTGCAAGTTGCGCAGGTTGAACAAGTGTTGGGCGTTATATGTTTAGGATTTTCTTTGTTAACAGCAGAAGGTAAGAGGGGCGAACTCGAAGATACTTTATTAGAACTGCAAACTCCTGTGTTGTTTGTTATTGGCCAGAGTTCAACTACTTCATC GCAGGAAGATATGGAGGATTTGAGAGAAAGAATGAGAGTTGAAACTGGTCTTGTAGTAGTGGGCTCTGCAGATAATTATTTGAGAATAAGtaaaaagaaaaagagaaaCGAAGGAATAACTCAAAGTGTTGTAGATAGATGTATTGTG GATGAAATTGGTGAGTTTATTAGTGGGATAATATTATCTCCTTTCCCTCCTCAAATAAGACAATCACCTGCTCATGTACCTGCGGAGGTagtttctacaaaaaaaagtaaaactGAAAGGAGAAGATATAACTCAAATGCAAGCTCCTTGGATAGTGAAGATCTCATGTCTCCTATGCCTCTCAGAATATCAAGGCCAG tTGGAAGACCACCTGGTTCGAAAAGCAAGTCGAAACTTGAAGTGAAGTGGGCGGCTCAGGTTGCTCAAGGTACTGAAACAACAGCCAATACTACAACTGTTAATAATCCTACTAGCTCTTCTCCTAGTAGCACTCCTCCTGACACTCCTCTCACTTTGGACTCTTCCTCTAATGATAGCTttcttgaaaaacaaaacaccGATAaacctatttcaaaattcccaaCTACAAAAATTAAAACCATTTTTCCAAACACCCTTGATCCACAACAGTTTGTTAGAAAGGTTAGAACCTTGAAACCTGTCACTGCAGGTTCTTCTTCACACAATGTTATTGCAACTACTTTAAACAAAGGTTCTCCCATCAAAGGACTACAAACATCTACTCCAG CTAAAATGCAGGCATATGGGATGGCGAGACATAACATTGTTTCTGGATCAAGATTATCTACTTTACTGAGGGGTGGTATTAAGACTATACCACCAACACAACCAAAGACATCGTCTCCTTCAATAAAAA GTCCCCCAAATTACTCAG TCCTAGAAAACGTGACTTTTTCAGCGGGGAGTAACAAATTGATATCTAACACAATAGGTAAAACAGTGACTGTATTAAATTCGGGTAGTGGCATGAAGTCAACAGGAGCAAATGTAATTTTGATGCCTGatggaaaaattaaaactatcACTTCAGGAAATATAGTGAAAG GTACTAGTTATATAACATCAAAGAAACAACTACTAGGAAACAAACCGCCAAAGCCAGTGAAGAGATTCGCGCCATTCAAGCAGTCTTCATCCACTGCATCTACTAATCTAGCTCCACCTACAAACTTAACTACTCAAGATATAATGGACCTACCTATAATATTTGCGGATGATAACCAAGTATTGGATGCACCTCTTCAGGAGATCTCTCCCCCACCACTTCCACCTGTACAACAAACCACTCCCACTATAGTTCCACCTAAGATAATAACTCCTGGTAGTAAATTTGTATTGGTCAATAAGCCAGTTGGCGGAAGCCAGGGTAATACGCATTTTGTGATATCTCAAAACTCTTCCAAGAAGCCTACCAATTTGTTTCGTCAAACaccaaaatatacaaagataATATTATCTAAGAGAGCACCTACTGAAGAGTTGAAGTCATCAAACATTATAACAAGGATTGCAAATTTATCTCCAGAAATATCGGTAAAGAAGGTTAGAAGTCCGTTGGCCAACACTTCAAGTTCAATAACCACTATTGAAAATATAGATCTTGAGAATGAGTTGGTAGCAACTTCCATTCCAAAACCTATATTTGTGAATGATGTCAAGAATATTTCGTCTGTATCTCATTTTGTAAGCAAGCAAGGTGGTAGCTTCATCAAAACTATAGAAAACGTTAAGGaaggtaataattttaaaagaaCTTACCCTTCCATTACTAACTATGATGATGACGATTCAGATCCTGATTATATTCCACCAAAGATGGTTAAAATGAACTGA
- the LOC123670920 gene encoding KAT8 regulatory NSL complex subunit 3 isoform X3: MEDSYDKYVVKLEESNHASEDEKKTTVGTSETTEHGENFTIPKIDTNDENESNVYYGTDCIKEKSSISVDHCYARPWNWKAESSFLRPTKTLFIPKNPSKINFSGQIIHSQANEDLLDVETVDNQPTPIYDVNKAKSLMEECENHVKCFKNDEGNNHWEEAILNNFSNNWTPTQIRLFNGVISILNNHQLAKLASKGVDYEAICRRTAIDKSVQRLRRLMATVFWDQKLTQWLHQLLVDNLSTEYLGIYLDILQTLKGKLPSFVEKMINSQTAHKIGSISTENLLPILKRPWDPVISSLMQDKPKKLPGNPIIVVVPSSPVTSNRYMKWINLLSNLAMVVNVPFNMGTPGQRLTTMHAADQMFASIRGQVQEIKNDHPNKNIVLLGFNAGAAMALQVAQVEQVLGVICLGFSLLTAEGKRGELEDTLLELQTPVLFVIGQSSTTSSQEDMEDLRERMRVETGLVVVGSADNYLRISKKKKRNEGITQSVVDRCIVDEIGEFISGIILSPFPPQIRQSPAHVPAEVVSTKKSKTERRRYNSNASSLDSEDLMSPMPLRISRPVGRPPGSKSKSKLEVKWAAQVAQGTETTANTTTVNNPTSSSPSSTPPDTPLTLDSSSNDSFLEKQNTDKPISKFPTTKIKTIFPNTLDPQQFVRKVRTLKPVTAGSSSHNVIATTLNKGSPIKGLQTSTPAKMQAYGMARHNIVSGSRLSTLLRGGIKTIPPTQPKTSSPSIKILENVTFSAGSNKLISNTIGKTVTVLNSGSGMKSTGANVILMPDGKIKTITSGNIVKGTSYITSKKQLLGNKPPKPVKRFAPFKQSSSTASTNLAPPTNLTTQDIMDLPIIFADDNQVLDAPLQEISPPPLPPVQQTTPTIVPPKIITPGSKFVLVNKPVGGSQGNTHFVISQNSSKKPTNLFRQTPKYTKIILSKRAPTEELKSSNIITRIANLSPEISVKKVRSPLANTSSSITTIENIDLENELVATSIPKPIFVNDVKNISSVSHFVSKQGGSFIKTIENVKEGNNFKRTYPSITNYDDDDSDPDYIPPKMVKMN; this comes from the exons ATGGAGGATTCATATGACAAATATGTCGTTAAACTTGAGGAATCTAATCATGCCTCAGAAGAC gaaaagaaaACTACTGTGGGTACTTCAGAAACGACTGAACATGGTGAAAATTTTACTATCCCAAAAATAGATACTAATGACGAAAATGAATCAAATGTATATTATGGCACAGattgtatcaaagaaaaatcatcaatttcAGTAGATCATTGTTATGCTCGACCTTGGAACTGGAAAGCAGAATCCAGTTTTCTCAGGCCTACTAAAACTCTCTTCATACCAAAGAATCCttcgaaaattaatttttctggtCAGATAATACATTCTCAAGCTAATGAAGATTTACTTGATGTAGAAACCGTCGACAATCAACCAACACCTATATATGATGTAAATAAAGCCAAATCATTGATGGAAGAATGTGAAAATCATGTTAAATGTTTTAAAAATGATGAAGGAAACAATCATTGGGAAGAAGCTATACTGAA TAATTTCAGTAATAATTGGACACCCACGCAAATAAGACTTTTCAATGGAGTCATAAGTATTTTAAATAACCATCAATTAGCAAAGTTGGCTTCTAAAGGAGTGGATTATGAAGCTATTTGTAGGAGAACTGCAATCGATAAATCTGTTCAGAGGTTGAGACGACTGATGGCTACAGTATTCTGGGATCAAAAGTTGACACAATGGTTGCATCAGTTGTTAGTAGATAATCTAAGTACAGAGTATTTGGGTATATACTTGGATATCTTGCAA ACCTTGAAAGGTAAACTACCTTCATTCGTTGAGAAAATGATAAATAGCCAAACTGCACACAAAATAGGAAGTATCTCAACTGAAAACCTATTGCCAATTCTGAAAAGGCCATGGGATCCCGTTATATCCAGTTTAATGCAAGATAAACCGAAGAAATTACCTGGAAATCCTATTATTGTTGTTGTTCCTTCATCTCCAGTGACTTCTAACCGTTACATGAAATGGataaatttattatcaaatttaGCAATGGTTGTCAATGTTCCATTTAATATGG GAACTCCTGGGCAAAGACTCACAACAATGCATGCTGCAGATCAGATGTTTGCCTCCATCAGAGGGCAGGTTCAAGAAATAAAGAATGACCACCCTAACAAAAATATAGTCTTGCTTGGTTTTAATGCAGGTGCTGCTATGGCATTGCAAGTTGCGCAGGTTGAACAAGTGTTGGGCGTTATATGTTTAGGATTTTCTTTGTTAACAGCAGAAGGTAAGAGGGGCGAACTCGAAGATACTTTATTAGAACTGCAAACTCCTGTGTTGTTTGTTATTGGCCAGAGTTCAACTACTTCATC GCAGGAAGATATGGAGGATTTGAGAGAAAGAATGAGAGTTGAAACTGGTCTTGTAGTAGTGGGCTCTGCAGATAATTATTTGAGAATAAGtaaaaagaaaaagagaaaCGAAGGAATAACTCAAAGTGTTGTAGATAGATGTATTGTG GATGAAATTGGTGAGTTTATTAGTGGGATAATATTATCTCCTTTCCCTCCTCAAATAAGACAATCACCTGCTCATGTACCTGCGGAGGTagtttctacaaaaaaaagtaaaactGAAAGGAGAAGATATAACTCAAATGCAAGCTCCTTGGATAGTGAAGATCTCATGTCTCCTATGCCTCTCAGAATATCAAGGCCAG tTGGAAGACCACCTGGTTCGAAAAGCAAGTCGAAACTTGAAGTGAAGTGGGCGGCTCAGGTTGCTCAAGGTACTGAAACAACAGCCAATACTACAACTGTTAATAATCCTACTAGCTCTTCTCCTAGTAGCACTCCTCCTGACACTCCTCTCACTTTGGACTCTTCCTCTAATGATAGCTttcttgaaaaacaaaacaccGATAaacctatttcaaaattcccaaCTACAAAAATTAAAACCATTTTTCCAAACACCCTTGATCCACAACAGTTTGTTAGAAAGGTTAGAACCTTGAAACCTGTCACTGCAGGTTCTTCTTCACACAATGTTATTGCAACTACTTTAAACAAAGGTTCTCCCATCAAAGGACTACAAACATCTACTCCAG CTAAAATGCAGGCATATGGGATGGCGAGACATAACATTGTTTCTGGATCAAGATTATCTACTTTACTGAGGGGTGGTATTAAGACTATACCACCAACACAACCAAAGACATCGTCTCCTTCAATAAAAA TCCTAGAAAACGTGACTTTTTCAGCGGGGAGTAACAAATTGATATCTAACACAATAGGTAAAACAGTGACTGTATTAAATTCGGGTAGTGGCATGAAGTCAACAGGAGCAAATGTAATTTTGATGCCTGatggaaaaattaaaactatcACTTCAGGAAATATAGTGAAAG GTACTAGTTATATAACATCAAAGAAACAACTACTAGGAAACAAACCGCCAAAGCCAGTGAAGAGATTCGCGCCATTCAAGCAGTCTTCATCCACTGCATCTACTAATCTAGCTCCACCTACAAACTTAACTACTCAAGATATAATGGACCTACCTATAATATTTGCGGATGATAACCAAGTATTGGATGCACCTCTTCAGGAGATCTCTCCCCCACCACTTCCACCTGTACAACAAACCACTCCCACTATAGTTCCACCTAAGATAATAACTCCTGGTAGTAAATTTGTATTGGTCAATAAGCCAGTTGGCGGAAGCCAGGGTAATACGCATTTTGTGATATCTCAAAACTCTTCCAAGAAGCCTACCAATTTGTTTCGTCAAACaccaaaatatacaaagataATATTATCTAAGAGAGCACCTACTGAAGAGTTGAAGTCATCAAACATTATAACAAGGATTGCAAATTTATCTCCAGAAATATCGGTAAAGAAGGTTAGAAGTCCGTTGGCCAACACTTCAAGTTCAATAACCACTATTGAAAATATAGATCTTGAGAATGAGTTGGTAGCAACTTCCATTCCAAAACCTATATTTGTGAATGATGTCAAGAATATTTCGTCTGTATCTCATTTTGTAAGCAAGCAAGGTGGTAGCTTCATCAAAACTATAGAAAACGTTAAGGaaggtaataattttaaaagaaCTTACCCTTCCATTACTAACTATGATGATGACGATTCAGATCCTGATTATATTCCACCAAAGATGGTTAAAATGAACTGA